In the Cytophagales bacterium genome, one interval contains:
- the pheT gene encoding phenylalanine--tRNA ligase subunit beta — translation MLISFSWLKQYIEIEESADTIAEMLTNSGLEVESVAPLNPPKGGTLPPPLPPGLLIGKVLTCKKHPNADRLKLTTVDIGKKTPSQIICGAPNVAAGQKVVVATPGTKLYPKNGEPFKIKEAKIRGEYSEGMICAEDEIGMGDTHDGIMVLKTGLDPGTPASEYFTDPTPSLPESEKRGRQFTDSPIHPFTDSVKVGGEVIFEIGLTPNRADATSHFGVARELKALLKRKAALPPVGNFRSDNHNNCIDVIVEDHRACPRYAGVTISGITVKESPEWLQNRLNSVGLKPINNIVDVTNFVLQECGQPLHAFDADEIIDKKVIVKTLPKGSRFKTLDGVERKLYKADLMICNAKEPMCIAGVFGGEKSGVKQATKDVFLESAYFSPETIRKTAQYHGLQTDASFRFERGTDPNMVIYALKRASVLIKELAGGAISSGIVDIYPVPLKNFEVKISYKNVERLIGKKIVEKEIKKILEYLDIKVISEDVSGTKLSVPPYRVDVQREADIIEEILRIYGYDNVDINANLRADYLADFPKTDKEKIQNSISDILSANGFSEIITNSLTNSVYTQKMRSRSLSSKDKPGGVGEDVFKFQDVKIINKLSDELGVLRQTMLFSGLEVIAHNVNRRQKDLKFYEFGKTYYINNKGHAAASSGFTQAALQGYREENHLAMFMTGSKYSETWQQPGKNLDFHDIASYVYKILLSLNINNYEIKNVNNDAIFDNGLICMVNNKAIVKFGIVRHNLASQIPGIQLREHIYYADFDWDVIMNMPGRKIQVVSVPKYPEVRRDLSMILDNSVKFDDIKRLALKAEKKLLREVNVFDIYEGKSIDKSKKSYAISFILQDYNQTLTDKVIDKTMQRLMDVFERELNAVIRK, via the coding sequence ATGTTAATCTCATTCAGCTGGCTAAAACAATATATTGAAATTGAAGAATCAGCAGATACCATTGCTGAGATGCTTACTAATTCAGGGCTGGAAGTAGAGTCTGTAGCCCCCCTAAATCCCCCCAAAGGGGGGACTTTGCCACCCCCTTTGCCTCCTGGCTTGCTAATCGGCAAAGTACTTACCTGTAAAAAACATCCCAATGCGGACAGGCTTAAGCTTACTACCGTTGATATTGGAAAAAAGACCCCTTCCCAAATAATCTGCGGTGCACCAAATGTCGCAGCCGGGCAGAAAGTGGTCGTAGCTACTCCGGGAACAAAGCTCTATCCTAAAAACGGAGAACCTTTTAAAATAAAAGAAGCCAAAATACGGGGCGAATATTCTGAGGGTATGATATGTGCCGAAGATGAGATAGGCATGGGAGATACGCATGATGGTATCATGGTACTAAAAACCGGCCTTGATCCCGGCACCCCGGCTTCTGAATATTTTACAGACCCAACTCCAAGCCTCCCTGAATCGGAGAAACGGGGAAGGCAATTCACCGATTCACCCATTCACCCTTTCACCGATTCGGTAAAGGTAGGGGGTGAGGTTATTTTCGAGATCGGGTTAACTCCTAACAGGGCGGACGCAACATCTCATTTTGGCGTTGCGAGAGAGCTGAAAGCGTTGCTCAAAAGAAAAGCAGCTTTACCTCCGGTTGGTAATTTTCGTAGTGATAATCATAACAACTGCATAGATGTTATCGTTGAAGATCACCGGGCATGCCCGCGTTATGCAGGGGTTACCATTAGCGGTATCACTGTAAAAGAATCTCCGGAATGGCTGCAAAACAGGTTGAATTCAGTAGGGTTGAAGCCTATTAATAATATAGTTGACGTTACAAATTTTGTTCTCCAGGAATGCGGCCAGCCGCTTCATGCTTTTGATGCAGATGAGATCATTGATAAGAAGGTAATCGTGAAAACATTGCCTAAAGGCAGCCGCTTCAAAACACTTGACGGAGTTGAAAGAAAACTCTATAAAGCAGACCTGATGATCTGCAACGCAAAAGAGCCAATGTGTATTGCCGGGGTTTTTGGGGGAGAAAAGTCAGGTGTAAAACAAGCTACCAAAGATGTTTTCTTAGAGAGCGCTTATTTCTCACCGGAAACCATAAGGAAAACTGCTCAATATCATGGACTTCAAACGGACGCTTCATTCAGGTTTGAGCGGGGTACTGATCCCAACATGGTCATTTACGCACTGAAAAGAGCTTCAGTACTTATTAAAGAATTGGCAGGAGGCGCCATATCTTCAGGTATCGTGGATATTTACCCTGTGCCATTAAAAAACTTTGAAGTAAAGATCAGCTACAAAAACGTTGAACGGCTGATTGGCAAGAAAATAGTGGAAAAAGAAATTAAAAAGATACTGGAATATTTAGACATTAAAGTCATTTCTGAAGATGTATCCGGTACTAAATTGTCTGTGCCCCCTTATAGAGTAGATGTACAACGTGAAGCGGATATTATTGAAGAGATCCTTCGTATTTATGGTTATGATAATGTTGATATAAATGCTAATCTTCGGGCTGATTACCTCGCTGATTTCCCCAAAACGGATAAAGAGAAGATACAAAATAGCATTTCAGATATATTATCAGCTAATGGCTTTAGTGAGATAATTACCAATTCGCTCACTAATTCTGTTTACACACAAAAAATGAGATCGCGCTCACTTTCTTCAAAAGATAAGCCCGGAGGGGTGGGGGAAGATGTTTTCAAATTTCAAGATGTAAAGATCATAAATAAATTGAGTGACGAACTGGGTGTTTTGAGGCAAACAATGCTTTTTTCCGGCCTTGAGGTAATAGCCCATAATGTAAACAGAAGACAAAAAGACCTGAAATTCTATGAATTTGGAAAGACTTATTACATAAATAATAAAGGCCATGCTGCAGCCAGTTCTGGTTTTACGCAAGCTGCTCTTCAGGGATATAGGGAAGAAAATCACCTTGCCATGTTCATGACAGGCAGTAAATATTCAGAGACATGGCAGCAACCCGGTAAAAATTTAGATTTTCATGATATTGCGAGTTATGTTTACAAAATCCTGCTAAGCTTAAATATCAACAATTATGAGATTAAAAATGTTAACAATGATGCTATATTTGACAATGGCCTTATATGTATGGTCAATAATAAGGCAATTGTGAAATTCGGAATAGTGAGGCATAATTTAGCGTCCCAGATACCCGGGATCCAATTAAGAGAACATATCTATTATGCCGATTTTGATTGGGATGTTATTATGAATATGCCCGGCCGGAAGATCCAGGTAGTCAGCGTACCTAAGTATCCTGAAGTAAGGCGCGATCTTTCAATGATCCTGGATAATAGTGTTAAGTTTGATGATATAAAACGACTGGCTTTAAAGGCAGAAAAAAAACTTTTGAGAGAAGTTAATGTATTTGATATCTACGAAGGTAAAAGCATAGATAAAAGTAAGAAATCTTATGCAATTAGTTTTATTTTGCAGGATTATAACCAAACCCTTACTGATAAAGTTATAGACAAAACCATGCAAAGGTTGATGGATGTTTTTGAAAGGGAGTTAAATGCTGTAATCAGGAAATAA
- a CDS encoding cell division protein ZapA — translation MDELSNKIQIKIKIAGREYPMTISADEEERIRYAGRLVNERFKAFRDVHGLGDKLEAKVDLLVMVACDCMIEKLNSDRDNEIISENLSKKISDLDETISNTISD, via the coding sequence ATGGATGAACTTTCAAATAAGATTCAAATTAAAATTAAAATCGCAGGGAGGGAATATCCGATGACAATCAGTGCCGATGAAGAAGAAAGAATAAGATATGCAGGCCGGTTAGTCAATGAAAGATTTAAAGCTTTTAGAGATGTACATGGATTAGGTGACAAATTAGAGGCCAAAGTGGATTTGTTAGTAATGGTTGCTTGTGATTGCATGATTGAAAAATTAAATTCTGATAGAGACAACGAAATTATATCTGAAAATCTGTCTAAGAAGATATCCGATTTAGATGAAACTATCTCTAATACCATATCGGATTGA
- the rny gene encoding ribonuclease Y, translating to MNLFIYILITGIAALGTGIFIGRFLMQKVLTKQERSAKEKAELIIREAEVNAESLKKNKILEAKESYLQIKTEFEDEATKKKNQIIKNEQIIRQREESLSKKSEEINRKEAEADSMRENLKAQLEIAAKQNEESEKIRLSQVSALEKIAKLTAEKAKGQLIEALKEEAQSQASYQMKQIIDEAKLKATKEAKKIVIETIQRTAGEHTIENCVSVFHLETDELKGKIIGREGRNIRTLEIATGVELIVDDTPEAIVISCFDPVRREIAKLALQKLVQDGRIHPARIEEVVEQIKKNMSDEIVEIGERTVIDLGIHGLHSELIKYVGRMRFRSSYGQNLLQHSCETVRLCATMSAELGLDVKLAKRAGLLHDIGKVYPEKSDITHALLGMEIAEKYNEHPEVCNAIGAHHDEIEMTCLLSPVVQACDAISGSRPGARREIAESYMQRLRDLEALATAFEGVTKCYAIQAGRECRVMVDAENVTDEKAEIISFDIAQKIEKEMKYPGQVKITVIREKRAINFAK from the coding sequence ATGAATTTATTTATTTATATATTAATTACAGGAATAGCTGCCTTGGGGACCGGTATTTTCATTGGCAGATTCCTTATGCAAAAGGTCTTAACAAAACAAGAAAGATCAGCAAAGGAGAAAGCCGAATTAATTATCAGGGAAGCTGAAGTCAATGCTGAGAGCCTGAAAAAGAACAAGATCCTGGAAGCAAAAGAAAGTTATCTTCAGATTAAAACTGAGTTTGAGGATGAAGCAACAAAAAAGAAAAATCAAATCATCAAAAATGAGCAGATAATCAGGCAGCGTGAAGAGAGCCTGTCCAAAAAAAGTGAGGAGATAAATCGTAAAGAAGCCGAAGCTGACAGCATGAGGGAAAACCTGAAAGCTCAATTGGAAATAGCTGCTAAACAAAATGAAGAATCAGAAAAGATAAGGCTGTCACAGGTTTCTGCACTCGAAAAAATTGCAAAACTTACAGCAGAGAAAGCTAAAGGACAATTGATTGAAGCGCTTAAAGAAGAAGCTCAATCCCAGGCATCTTACCAGATGAAACAGATTATTGATGAAGCAAAACTTAAAGCTACTAAGGAGGCTAAAAAGATAGTGATAGAAACTATTCAAAGAACCGCTGGTGAACATACCATAGAGAATTGTGTGTCGGTTTTTCACCTGGAAACTGATGAGCTAAAAGGTAAGATCATTGGACGTGAAGGAAGAAATATCAGGACGCTGGAAATAGCAACAGGTGTAGAACTGATCGTGGATGATACACCGGAAGCTATAGTAATATCCTGTTTTGACCCGGTAAGAAGAGAAATAGCCAAATTAGCTCTACAGAAGCTTGTTCAGGATGGCAGAATACATCCTGCAAGAATTGAGGAAGTAGTAGAGCAGATCAAAAAAAATATGAGTGACGAAATCGTAGAAATTGGAGAGCGTACGGTCATTGATCTGGGGATCCATGGATTACATTCCGAACTTATCAAATATGTTGGCCGGATGAGATTTCGTTCCTCTTACGGCCAAAACCTGCTACAACATTCCTGTGAAACAGTCCGGTTATGTGCCACCATGTCAGCAGAGCTCGGTTTAGATGTAAAATTAGCGAAACGGGCAGGTTTATTGCACGATATTGGAAAAGTATATCCAGAAAAGTCTGACATAACACATGCTTTATTGGGAATGGAGATAGCGGAAAAATATAATGAGCACCCTGAAGTGTGTAATGCTATAGGAGCGCACCACGATGAAATAGAAATGACCTGTCTTCTATCTCCGGTAGTACAGGCGTGTGATGCTATATCAGGCTCCAGGCCAGGCGCCAGGCGCGAAATTGCTGAATCCTATATGCAGAGGCTTAGAGACCTGGAGGCGCTTGCCACTGCATTTGAAGGAGTTACAAAGTGCTATGCAATTCAAGCCGGACGTGAGTGCAGGGTCATGGTGGATGCAGAAAATGTAACCGATGAAAAGGCGGAAATTATTTCCTTTGACATTGCTCAGAAGATAGAAAAGGAAATGAAGTATCCTGGACAAGTAAAAATAACTGTGATCAGGGAAAAGAGGGCGATAAATTTTGCGAAGTAA
- a CDS encoding T9SS type A sorting domain-containing protein, producing MKTTIYLTAALSVSIFFCSIVCAKENINKDTVTNHQNTKKIKALCATASSKATLDINNVRAGLLNGGDMWWDSNQAIYEVPKGSGKHAIFAGAIWFGGLDQGGQLMVAAQRYRQTNQQSYWPGPLTNSATISDTACLLWDDHYKVNRVTICDFTTKYQQGQITTPADVDSTILYWPAKGNPHINDGRNMNQNLAPFVDVTIDGVYDPMTGDYPNVKGDQSVWWVINDAGGQKVGMEPENAAIGLEIQNEAYALTTGDVLNNTTFYHYKLINKSNNILDSAYLAQWIDVDLGYFEDDYVGCDTSRNMGIVYNGDDFDEDTLGGYGADPPLLGVSFLEGIKDTNGIDIGMSNFIYYNNNANIVNGNPDKGIHYYNYMRNIWKNGADVTNDGMDGTNQSFPHTDYMYWGNPTDTSAWSECTAANTPGDTRFVMSSGPFIFAPGAVKDVTVAVVWIRPANIYPCPDFSLLGDAMDSVKAFFDTTTVFSCPITGINDDIIQKYNIRIYPNPTKSSVTINYSLNDNSKVIELSLYNIFGQKVKAIRLPSVHTGTYTLNLKDLSEGTYFCNIFIGGKLLSVKKLILIN from the coding sequence ATGAAAACTACAATTTATTTAACGGCTGCATTATCTGTATCAATTTTTTTCTGCTCAATAGTTTGTGCAAAAGAAAATATTAATAAAGATACGGTTACAAATCATCAAAATACTAAAAAGATAAAAGCCCTTTGTGCAACAGCATCTTCAAAAGCAACATTAGATATTAATAACGTTCGTGCAGGATTGTTAAATGGTGGTGATATGTGGTGGGATTCTAACCAGGCAATATATGAAGTGCCGAAAGGTTCAGGCAAACATGCAATATTTGCCGGAGCTATATGGTTCGGAGGTTTAGATCAAGGGGGGCAGTTAATGGTTGCTGCCCAAAGATACAGACAGACAAATCAGCAAAGTTATTGGCCAGGGCCTTTAACTAATTCGGCAACTATATCTGATACAGCATGTTTATTATGGGATGATCATTATAAAGTCAACAGAGTCACAATATGTGATTTTACCACCAAGTATCAGCAAGGGCAAATAACCACACCTGCCGATGTAGATTCTACAATTTTATATTGGCCTGCAAAAGGAAATCCACATATCAATGATGGCAGAAATATGAATCAGAATCTTGCTCCTTTTGTAGATGTAACTATTGATGGGGTTTACGATCCGATGACTGGTGATTATCCTAATGTAAAGGGTGACCAATCTGTATGGTGGGTGATAAATGATGCCGGAGGACAAAAGGTAGGTATGGAACCAGAGAACGCAGCTATTGGTTTGGAAATACAAAACGAAGCCTATGCACTTACTACCGGTGATGTTTTAAATAATACTACTTTTTATCATTATAAGCTGATCAATAAATCAAATAACATTTTAGACTCTGCATACCTGGCACAATGGATTGATGTTGATTTAGGATACTTTGAAGATGATTATGTTGGTTGTGATACAAGCAGAAATATGGGTATTGTCTATAACGGTGATGATTTTGATGAGGACACATTAGGTGGTTATGGCGCTGACCCACCTCTTTTGGGAGTATCTTTTCTGGAAGGAATTAAAGACACTAATGGTATTGATATAGGCATGTCTAATTTTATATACTATAATAATAATGCTAATATTGTAAATGGAAATCCTGATAAAGGAATACATTATTACAATTATATGAGAAATATCTGGAAAAATGGCGCTGACGTAACTAATGATGGTATGGATGGCACAAACCAGAGCTTTCCCCATACTGATTATATGTATTGGGGTAATCCAACAGACACCAGTGCCTGGTCTGAATGTACTGCAGCTAATACTCCGGGAGACACAAGGTTTGTAATGTCATCGGGCCCTTTTATTTTTGCTCCCGGTGCGGTTAAGGATGTAACAGTTGCAGTAGTATGGATTCGCCCCGCAAATATCTATCCTTGTCCTGATTTCTCTCTTTTAGGCGATGCAATGGATTCTGTAAAAGCATTTTTTGATACTACAACTGTTTTTTCGTGCCCGATTACGGGTATCAATGATGATATTATACAGAAATATAACATAAGGATTTATCCCAATCCAACCAAAAGTTCTGTTACGATAAATTATTCTTTAAATGATAATTCAAAAGTTATTGAATTATCACTCTATAATATTTTTGGCCAAAAAGTTAAAGCTATTAGGCTTCCTTCTGTACATACAGGTACATACACATTAAATTTAAAAGACCTGTCTGAAGGTACTTATTTCTGTAATATATTTATTGGTGGCAAACTTCTCTCTGTTAAAAAGTTAATTCTTATTAATTAG
- a CDS encoding T9SS type A sorting domain-containing protein: protein MKKIIIIVDILLIIIAVKTIGQTIYFDKTFNYDGQANYGVTNVLLEKDTSYLALRTSWDPINGDAQIIFFKIDKFGDSLWSKFFGQPGFNYTGVKLLKTNDSNYAFCGTKYDLSVGWGMFGNTILYKLNSVGDTIWTKEYVTTDTKDVCTAGKITEDGCFLLVSSIVDSLNSDANIRLMKTDSIGNVEWSKMYGGPNYEGIGSIIIAPDGGYYLLGWTRSWGGTDMDIYLIRTDSVGDLLWQKTYGVVVYNEAGSEIISTQDGNYIICGQKEISSVDWVGSLTKIDSSGNILWDKIYGVPKPISYTEHFWAVKELKNGDLIAVGGSDFTVSGDNDNAGWVVKTTSAGDSLWSRLYNRSQYLEIFYDVELTTDGGFILAGQTGGWNITGNPSQDGWLLKLDSMGYHTPDTNCHEIYPEPDATYTQSHDTVDIKDTLYVKFINYDATVTLWEWDFGDGTTPGNVPNPFHFYDSAGTFTVILIAHKGTCTDTFASTVTVVNATGIGSLSSVDKYMLNIFPNPLNEFTTISAYLSESTKSGEILIYDVPGKIIKAYSLQKGSNHIKINANELKPGIFFITLFADNERVVTKKMVICQ from the coding sequence ATGAAAAAAATAATCATAATAGTAGATATATTATTAATAATAATTGCGGTTAAAACTATTGGCCAAACTATTTATTTTGACAAGACATTTAACTACGATGGGCAGGCAAACTATGGGGTTACAAATGTTTTGCTTGAAAAAGATACATCTTATTTGGCTCTCCGAACATCCTGGGATCCTATCAATGGAGACGCACAAATAATATTTTTTAAAATTGATAAGTTTGGTGATTCTTTGTGGTCAAAATTTTTCGGACAGCCAGGATTTAATTATACAGGAGTAAAATTATTGAAAACCAATGATAGTAACTATGCTTTTTGCGGTACTAAATATGATCTGAGTGTTGGTTGGGGAATGTTCGGGAATACGATACTTTATAAGCTAAATTCAGTTGGAGACACAATTTGGACAAAGGAATACGTGACAACTGATACCAAAGATGTTTGTACTGCAGGGAAAATTACAGAAGATGGATGTTTTCTTTTAGTATCTTCGATTGTAGATAGCTTAAACAGTGATGCAAATATACGATTGATGAAAACAGATAGCATAGGAAATGTTGAATGGTCAAAAATGTATGGCGGCCCCAATTATGAAGGTATAGGTTCTATTATTATTGCACCCGATGGCGGGTACTACCTTTTAGGTTGGACAAGAAGCTGGGGCGGAACGGATATGGATATTTACCTGATAAGAACGGATAGCGTTGGTGATTTGCTTTGGCAAAAAACTTATGGTGTAGTTGTATATAACGAGGCTGGTAGTGAAATAATTTCAACACAGGATGGGAATTACATTATTTGCGGCCAAAAAGAAATATCTTCGGTTGATTGGGTTGGTTCACTTACAAAGATAGATTCATCAGGAAATATTTTGTGGGATAAAATATATGGCGTTCCAAAACCAATAAGTTATACGGAACATTTTTGGGCTGTAAAAGAGCTTAAAAATGGAGATTTGATAGCAGTAGGTGGCAGTGATTTTACTGTATCCGGTGATAATGATAATGCAGGCTGGGTAGTAAAAACTACTTCTGCCGGTGATTCGTTATGGTCTAGATTGTATAATAGAAGTCAATATTTAGAAATTTTTTATGATGTTGAATTGACAACTGACGGTGGTTTTATTTTAGCAGGCCAAACCGGTGGATGGAATATTACAGGTAATCCCAGTCAGGATGGCTGGCTGCTAAAATTAGACAGCATGGGATATCATACACCAGACACAAACTGCCATGAAATATATCCTGAACCCGATGCCACATATACTCAATCGCATGATACAGTAGATATCAAGGATACACTTTATGTAAAATTTATTAATTATGATGCTACTGTAACCTTATGGGAGTGGGATTTCGGGGATGGCACCACTCCGGGTAATGTACCTAATCCATTTCATTTTTATGATAGTGCAGGCACTTTTACTGTTATCTTAATTGCTCATAAAGGCACCTGCACAGATACTTTTGCATCTACTGTAACAGTAGTAAACGCTACAGGAATTGGGTCCTTGAGCAGTGTAGATAAATATATGCTTAATATTTTCCCTAATCCTTTAAATGAATTCACTACCATATCTGCTTATTTATCAGAATCCACAAAAAGTGGTGAAATATTAATTTATGATGTACCTGGTAAAATCATCAAAGCTTATTCTTTACAAAAAGGCAGCAATCATATTAAAATAAATGCTAATGAGTTAAAACCGGGTATATTTTTTATTACTCTTTTTGCTGATAACGAAAGAGTAGTTACCAAAAAAATGGTAATTTGCCAGTAA
- a CDS encoding T9SS type A sorting domain-containing protein: TATGLCAGNYTVTVTDANGCSDNATITINNIGNIPTATITSSTDASCPGICNGEATVTATGGTAPYTYLWNDPGTQTTATATGLCAGNYTVTVTDANGCSDNATVTINYINIPIATISSINSSVNGNCDDLCTGEATVSVTNGTPPYTYLWDDPLSQTTATATNLCGVAYSVTVTDANGCMTTTATTISPIFVDVSSYLVTTSAVWTPANNPINPGSSVIIIGFNFAVASGVTLTIQDMTFKFLHNASAVVNRGITTSSKGGYLILDNTTFTSNDCDTCLWFGVGTQGYPDENQGPFNNTPQGKIKLINNSLIEDASSGVGVQGGGIIQAFSSTFKNNARDVTFGPYTKQSNISTLVNCTFICDQPIKLLECGGAPIGGTINHIYLYRVNGVLITGNTFINAYNFDKDSRSTGIFSISASYRVQGNTFDDLTKGIFAISTAGASRIIARFNTFNVQQGIVTNGTTFDHIADNTFNVPTVTNFLTFGILMINSSGFVIKDNQFTGISLDFQRGVIVDNSNGGGGSIKFNTFDDLAVGTQTQLDNPLLEISCNSYTNNLAAWGINPQSPGFTLKTQGVSCSSIKKRAGNLFNDPPNSLCTLPDIANHIFSTIPFTYYGHGFPPETVPTCVSSIVTVFPCFATSPDLISCDTGAGPISDPQLMAIIHTTTDPVEKQLAINELMVNLLDDGKEQQAEIFLELLQEKEARKRLVGRYIARKEHTKARNMLAMIPQVMQEDIRFVQLHTIFCDLGDSGKTVFEMDSAQENLIRDVGASPTRVSANAQAALNLVFGDTIPIIIEEFIIQNNSRMSALTVDQPEEEIFEADIINIYPNPAKHSVTIQYYLNDNSSEIELVLYNILGKSVEAIKLPHVLGANTYTLNIKELPKGAYFCKILVDDNPLSVKKLILLK; this comes from the coding sequence CTACTGCAACAGGATTATGTGCAGGAAATTACACTGTTACTGTTACAGATGCAAACGGATGCAGCGATAATGCAACCATAACGATCAATAACATTGGTAATATACCCACTGCCACTATAACTTCAAGCACTGATGCTTCTTGTCCTGGTATTTGTAATGGAGAAGCCACTGTTACAGCAACAGGTGGTACTGCACCATACACCTACCTGTGGAATGATCCAGGCACACAAACTACTGCTACTGCAACAGGATTATGTGCAGGAAATTACACTGTTACTGTTACAGATGCAAACGGATGCAGCGATAATGCAACCGTAACGATTAATTACATTAATATACCCATTGCCACTATATCTTCAATAAATTCTTCAGTAAATGGCAATTGTGATGATCTTTGTACTGGGGAGGCAACGGTTTCTGTAACCAATGGTACGCCACCATACACCTACTTGTGGGATGACCCTCTTTCACAAACTACCGCTACGGCAACAAACTTATGTGGTGTAGCTTACTCAGTTACAGTTACTGATGCCAACGGCTGTATGACTACTACTGCTACTACTATTAGTCCGATTTTTGTGGATGTGAGTAGTTATCTCGTAACTACCAGCGCTGTATGGACGCCTGCAAATAATCCAATAAACCCTGGCTCAAGTGTGATAATTATTGGGTTCAATTTTGCAGTAGCTTCCGGTGTTACTTTAACCATCCAAGATATGACCTTTAAATTTTTACACAATGCTTCTGCAGTCGTTAATAGAGGAATTACAACAAGCTCAAAGGGTGGATATCTTATTCTTGATAACACTACTTTTACTTCAAATGACTGTGATACATGTCTATGGTTTGGCGTTGGGACGCAGGGTTATCCTGATGAGAATCAAGGCCCTTTTAATAATACACCCCAGGGTAAAATAAAATTGATCAATAATTCGCTGATTGAAGATGCATCGAGCGGTGTTGGTGTTCAAGGTGGAGGAATTATCCAGGCATTTAGTTCTACGTTTAAAAACAATGCAAGAGATGTAACTTTTGGCCCTTATACCAAACAATCAAATATCAGCACGCTTGTTAATTGTACTTTTATATGTGACCAACCTATAAAACTTTTAGAGTGCGGTGGAGCGCCTATCGGAGGTACGATTAACCATATATATTTATATCGGGTTAACGGTGTTTTGATCACAGGAAATACATTTATTAACGCATACAATTTTGACAAAGATAGTAGAAGCACGGGCATTTTTAGTATTTCTGCGTCTTATAGAGTACAGGGTAATACTTTTGATGATCTTACTAAGGGTATTTTTGCAATTTCAACAGCAGGGGCAAGCAGAATAATTGCCAGGTTCAATACCTTTAATGTACAGCAGGGTATCGTTACCAATGGAACTACTTTTGACCACATAGCTGATAACACATTTAATGTACCCACGGTAACGAACTTCCTTACATTTGGTATATTGATGATCAATTCCTCTGGTTTTGTGATTAAAGATAACCAATTTACAGGTATTTCTTTAGATTTTCAAAGAGGGGTTATTGTAGATAATTCAAACGGTGGCGGTGGTAGTATAAAATTTAACACTTTTGATGATCTGGCGGTAGGCACACAAACCCAATTAGACAATCCTTTGCTCGAAATAAGCTGCAACAGCTATACAAACAACTTAGCAGCATGGGGCATCAATCCGCAATCTCCGGGGTTTACTTTGAAAACACAGGGGGTAAGTTGTTCATCCATAAAAAAAAGAGCTGGAAACCTATTTAATGATCCACCCAACAGCCTTTGCACTCTCCCCGATATTGCAAATCACATCTTCTCTACCATACCATTTACTTATTATGGGCATGGTTTTCCACCTGAAACAGTGCCTACCTGTGTAAGCAGTATTGTCACTGTTTTTCCTTGTTTTGCGACCTCTCCCGATCTTATTTCCTGTGATACAGGTGCAGGCCCCATATCAGATCCCCAACTTATGGCAATCATTCATACAACCACAGATCCTGTTGAAAAGCAGCTTGCTATAAATGAGCTTATGGTAAACTTGCTTGATGATGGGAAGGAACAGCAGGCAGAGATATTTTTAGAGCTATTGCAGGAAAAAGAAGCGCGCAAAAGATTGGTGGGGAGATACATTGCCCGTAAAGAGCATACCAAGGCAAGGAATATGCTGGCAATGATACCCCAGGTTATGCAGGAAGATATTAGATTTGTTCAACTGCACACCATATTTTGTGACCTGGGTGATTCGGGTAAAACCGTATTTGAAATGGACTCAGCCCAGGAAAACCTCATAAGAGATGTTGGCGCATCACCCACCAGGGTCTCTGCAAATGCACAGGCAGCGCTTAATCTGGTGTTTGGTGATACTATTCCAATAATCATTGAAGAATTTATCATTCAAAACAATTCAAGAATGAGCGCTCTGACTGTTGATCAACCAGAGGAGGAAATATTTGAAGCTGATATTATAAATATTTATCCTAACCCTGCAAAACATTCTGTTACCATTCAATATTATCTCAATGATAATTCATCCGAAATTGAATTAGTATTGTATAATATACTTGGCAAAAGTGTTGAAGCTATAAAACTACCTCATGTTTTAGGCGCCAACACATACACATTGAATATTAAAGAACTGCCAAAAGGCGCCTACTTTTGTAAGATATTGGTTGATGACAATCCACTTTCCGTTAAGAAATTGATCCTGCTTAAATAG